In Colletotrichum higginsianum IMI 349063 chromosome 1, whole genome shotgun sequence, the DNA window GACGTTGCGGGTGGCTGGCTGTCCGATACGGGCATCTCTTGTGGTGAAAAAGGCGCCGCGGGATGAGACACAACCAGACGGGCGCGTGGCTGGTGACAGCTGTGTCGCTCACCTCACGATGCCGCGGCCTGCAGAGCTCGGATTCTGCACACGGCTGGGAGGGGAGAGGCGGCCGAAAGTCCATGCAGTTaggccatcctcgccgaggatctGGGTGGATGCAGCAGAGCGTGGGATGGTGTGCGCGTGCTTGGCGGAGTGGGAGTCATGGGTATCATGGGTGAAtgggcaagggggggggttggagggcggcgggctgggcggAGCGGGATTGGAGGAGGGACAAAGGaggacggacgaggagggaggcCAACCATGGGCCAAGCCAATGTCGACTGCCGCcgggaaaaaaagagaagaaaagaaaaaaagagagagagaatagGGGGATGCAAATCTCGGACTCGCTGGGTGTTTCGTCATCAGTCTCCGCTGTCCGGAGAGACAGTCTCGATCTGGTTCAGAAGGCTCTGCGTGTTGTCGGCGTGTCGTGCACGAGATACTTGTGGGATGGATCACAGAGAGCAACAATGGTCTCTCGGAATCCTTTGATATCCACAAGCGGGCGGGAGCATGTCAAAACATGGCGCCTTGGCGCGcgtgccgccgttgccgaaGGCGTGTCTGCCAAGATGCGGGCGTTGCAACGGTCACCACCGAACCAAAGGCCAAAGGCAACCAGAGAGAGTGCAGAAATGGGCGGAGGAAAGGTAGTCCGGGACAGTGGGAGGTTTGCCGGTTGGGGGTTCTGCGATGGGCAGATTGGGCCAAGCAGCCGAACCGAGATGAGAAGGTCATTTGCGATATATCGCGTGCTTCTTGTGAGATTCCTCTCTGGATCCGCTCGTGGTCTCTGTGTAAGTCGACGAGGTACGGTTGCGGAACGGGACAGACAGCgaaagacagacagaaaGAGATAGcgaaccaccaccaccaccccccccccccacccctggCCGCTCCGCAGCTGCTACTAGACCGTTCGGGGCCTGGACTGTCTCGGCATTGGGAAAACCGGATCGTCAGCGGCGGTTGGGTGGGTGAGAACGGTGAGACTCTACGCGCGtggggggggcggcggaggatTGGGATTCGGCGCGAGCTGGGGGGTAATGGAGGAACAAGCGGGACGGGATTGAGAAAAGTTCGACATCTTCCAAGCGTGGTGCCACGTTCAAGAACACGCCGTTTTCGTCAGGCCATGGACCGTTGACGAGCCCAAGATATCGCGTAACTAAACAAAAAACGGCTTGGATAACGGGGTGGTTCGTCTAGAACAACGATAGGACCCATGCGTTGCTGGTTCGCCTCCGAGATGCCAAAAAGGGTGAAAGGGCACGCGCCGCGACCAAATACCCGCCCAGAGAGATACATGGGTAGTCTATCTGGTGGAGGCTAACGATATTACGCTTATTGCCGTCGTTTGcaggtgggggagggggcggtTGGCTGCCAAACAGCCTGAGCCTGGTCTTTTTGTTGCTTTTCCATCAGAGTTTTCCATCCAAcggccatccatccatccggCTTTGGCGATTTCGAGGGGGAGAAGGTGGCAATAGACAGTTGGCAAGCAGCCAAGGCATGGCAAAGAAGGCGAGGGTCGCAGATACGGGTTCAACTCTGCCATTAGAAAACTCGAAAGACCCACGACCCAAGACCCAAGTCCCAAGTCCCAAGATTCCAAGACCTCTGCAGTCATGACTGGCGAATGACGGACCGGACCAGTCGGTCGCTGAGATGGATGATGCTCTGCCACGGCCACAACCacctccgcccccccctgCGCTCATCGGGCCGGTACCTACATGTTAGAACGGGTACACATATCATTGCATATCAGATTGGAGTATCCGTATCCGTATCTGTACGGAGCATCCGAGACTGGCGTGTTTCCGGCGCGCGTCCAAGTATCTCGCCATCTCGTCGTGACTGAGAAACACAATCACACCCGTATATCGACAGACGGAAACGGGAAAGGATTCAGGGAACGGGTTCGTTGCCAACACGTTGAGCCGGTAGGAATAGGAACCACAGGTGAGCCTCGGAGTCCTTTTAATCCCCCAAAACGGTCGACCTGGCCGCCCAGCGATGCGGTTGCCGCCCacaaacaaacacacacgCAACAGTCAACCCCTGATCCCTGGCCTATCTTGTGCTCTCTCTGTACTGCACGGATGCATCCACTAGGAACACCTGTATTTGCTTACATGGGGTTTATCTCCTCTCGCTCACTCGCGCTTGCAAGTTGCCGACGGACGTCTTGGCggctcttttcttccttctctcccttctcttcctccttctctctctgtctgtctgtgtgtgtgtgtctccTTACCTCTTTGGCTGCCGCGCATGCATCAATCCTCCGAAGCAACCTCGCCAAAGCAGGAGACCAGAGCGTTCCCTTCCCGTCCGTCCCGGAGTGATGATGCAAGTGGCTTTTTGCATCTCGTCTCCTGGTTTTCTCCCTCCCGCCTGCAGCTTTCCCGTTTGCCAACTTTGCTGGTTATCTGGCTCTGGGACGCTGCTTATGTTTTCACCTCTTAGTCCCATTTCCAAGTCCCATGTCTCTGCTTATCGTCTTGGAGCCTCTCGCTCTCCGCCTGAGAGAACCGACATGCAACACGGTTGGGTCCTTCATCTGGAGCCCGGAATGAAATCCCCCTTCTCATCCTTCATCTTTGCCCCTGTCCCGTTCTAAGCCGCCCTGCCTGATGCGTGTAACTAACTGTATGgttcttctctcctctcccgtTCCCACCACCTGCTTGCCCGTGTCTCCCAAACCCGAGCTCTCACCTGCCTAATCACGCATGCCAACGGCCAACCTCCTCCCCTCTGTGGATCTCATCCATGGGCCCGTGGGGGCCGTCGAGATTGATCACGGAGTAGAAACCGACGGCACACACCCAACCGCCATGTCCTTGGCGGTGATGTCACCTACTTGCTTCCATCGGACCACTGCCACAACATGCATACGACTTGGGACGCGGATTACGGACACATCTGAAAGCAGAGACTGGTTGGGTTCCTGGATGCATGGCCGCAGAGGGAGGCTCCTTGAATAGACCACACCCATGTAgccacccatccatccatccatccatccatctacTATGATATCCACCCAGTGCCCAATAGACGCGTCCCCTCATTACTCCGTTTTGACTTATCCATACCTTGGCCGAGTGGACTGAAGTGAAAACTCCATCACAACTCGACAAGGGCCAGAAATGACCATCTCTGACTGCCTTTGACTGACGAATAGGCACGGAAGAATGGCAGGCCAGAGAAAAGACCAAGACCGCCAACCCAGCCCGTATACCGTACCCATCCTTGGGTTTGGGGCCTTGCAGACGGTCGATGACaacctgcctgcctgcctgcctcctcctgctgctgctgctcctgctgccaCTCCAGCTCTTGCTTCCTTGGTCTTGCCATGTCTCCGTATCTCCTGTTTCCTGAAGCTGTGGGCGTGTACTTGTGATATTTGGTATGGCTGTGGCTCCGTCACCCTCCCTGCTTCGTCGACCCAGTTGACCCCTCCGCTCACCACCTTGCCTCACCTTTCTTTCACCGTCGACACACATTCGTTACTGTCTCTGGCGTTGCACTCCCCTCCACCCATCCCACCCCCTCCTGCCGCCGTGTGGCTTGCCCTCTGACGAAACCTTGCCtgcctctcttctctctcgcaGAGGTTGGTCGTTGATTTCTGGTTTCCTGTTGCCATCATCGCGCCGCCTCATCACTCTCCGCTAGCCAACCCCTCCTACGAGGCTGGTCAGCTTGACATCTACAGTCGCTAAACTCACTCGCTTTCACGACGTTCGCTgcttttcttctccctgcTTCCGTCTTTCGCTTTGAGGCTTCTCCCGCGCCTTCGCTCTCGAGACGCCTTCGGCCTCATTTGATAATACCGTATCGGGAGTGCATCGATACCTTGAAGCCATCTTCGTTTGCTTCATCTTTCCCCCTTTGGTACATCTGTTCTTACACCAACTGAGGTGTCTTCTCTTGACCCTCTCGCTCACCACTTTCGCTGTTTGTACAAGAACACTACCTCGCTGCCTTCGCGAGACCTCGCCCCTAATACCATAATGTCGCGTCCCTACACACCCCGGGGGACATCTCCCGACTCGGGCTTGACGCCCCCGAATAATCCCTTCGGCTCAAACCCGTTTGACACCGATAATGAGACGAGCGCGGCCCCTTCGCTCGCCAGCGACTCAACCTTCACTGTGGTACGTTTAGAACGATGCTCCAACATCTTGGGCGGTCCCGAGGTCGACGAAGCAGATACTAACTTCTCCCAGAATGCCATCGGACACTCGTCTCCGTACGACTCTCACTCGGCTGATAGATCAGCTCAGAGACTGAGCTGGACCGACTCCTCCAACCACCGCCTGAGCAGACCCGAGATTGTAAGACTTGCCATGTCCTAAAGGGACACCCCCGTCTTCGGTTTAAGCGCAAACTAACAGACATACCAGGAGTCTTCACCTCTGGCCAGAGAAGCCCCAGTCTACAATGAAAAGGGCCCCCAGAATTCTCCCTCTGACACAGACATTGAGGCCAGCCATGTCCCGCCTGTGGTGTCGGACCCCGAAAAGGCAAAGGAGACGCACACGACGGCCCTCCCGCCATCGTCAGGCGCGTCGTTCCCCAAGCGACTGTACAACCGCTTTCACGCAACGTACTGCCCGAAAGAAGAGCCTCCTCTCGTCCTACCTGTCTGCCCGAATGATACAGAGAAGCTGAACTACGTTCACACGAACCGAATCCTCCTCTATATCTTTGGCGTCTTCTCGTTCCTCTCGCTCGGCGCCGGTATGTGGTTGTTTGCGCTCTCGGCTCCGGCATTCTACTGGTATGGCGTGTTTGCGGGTGCCATGTGCATCTATCTCCTGGTATCGTACGCCGTCGGTATCATTGGAAGAGACTGGGACTACAAGGCTCATCTGGACCTGGTTGAGCGCTTCCCCATCACGGAGGAGAACGCGCCGACCGTCGACATCTTTCTGCCCTGCTGTTCCGAGCCGGTCGAGATTCTCGAAAACACATACAAGCATATCGTCAACATCGATTGGCCCGCCTCCAAGCTCCAGGTCCATGTCATGGACGACGGTGCTTCGGAGCCTGTCCGCCTGCTTGCCGAGAAGTACGGCTTCAACTACTCGGTCCGCGACgaccgccctcgcctccgaAAGGCCGGCAACCTGAGATGGACTTTTGCCCAGACCAACGGAGACTTCTTTGCTATCTTCGACGCCGACTTTTGCCCGCGACCCGACTTCCTCAAGGAGCTGATGGTAGAGCACCTGGGtgacgagaagacggccCTCGTCCAGAGCCCCCAGTACTTCCGCGTCACCGACGACCAGACGTGGGTTGAGCAGGGCGCGGGTGCCACGCAGGAGCTGTTCTACCGCGTTGTCCAGGTCAACCGCAACAGATGGGGAGCGTCCATCTGCGTCGGAAGCAACGCCCTGTACCGACGCGAGTCTCTCGTTGATGTCGGTGGAACGGCCGAGATTGGCTTCTCTGAGGATGTCCACACAGGGTAGGTTTGATTCTATGCGCGCCCCTCCTTGCTTTGATACTTTGACTAACAAACCATAGATTCGGCGCAGTTGACCGTGGCTGGAAGGTCAAGTACATCCCTCTCTGTCTCGCCACCGGTGTCTGCCCCAACTCTCCTCGCGCCTTTTTCTCCCAGCAGATGCGTTGGGCTCGTGGCTCTACGACTCTGCTCACCAACGGTCACTTCTGGGTATCCAACCTCACCTTGATGCAGAAGATCTGCTACCTTTCAGGTACGTTTGTTTGTAACCCATTCTATCACCTCGTCTGCAAACTAACCAGATGTAGGCTTCATGTATTACATGGCCGTTTCTCTCaacatcttcctcgcccccATTGCTGGTACTCTCCTGCTTGCCGTTCGCCCCGAATGGTTCAAGTTTTGGAACCTGGCATTTGCCATACCTTCCATTCTGTACGGCGTCATTCTGATGCGCTGCTGggccaaggccaagtacGGCTTCAATGTCCAACACGCCATGACCATTATGAGCTACGCCTACCTCACCGCCATCAAAGACCGTCTCTTCAACATTGAGCTTCTCTGGGCCGCGTCCGGCGACTCCAAGGCTCACAAGAGCAACAAGTACCGCAACATGCGTCTTCTCTGCATTTTCTGGAATCTCATCGTCACCGGTGCCATGATCGGCGTCGTCACATGGCGCCTCGTGACCGGATTTACGTGGTACCACCCCCTCCCGCTCATCATCATTAACGTCTACAACCTCTTCATCAACCACTACTTTATGTTGTGCGACTGGTAGCTGCGTTTCTTGATAAGTCGATAATTGTACGCaccaagagagagagagagagggggcgACTGAGGATGGTGTTTGCGGTGTTAAGCCACGCATTATACATGGACAAACGGAGTCAGGACACTTGATTTTTGCGACGAGGTGACGGTATAACATTGACACCTTGACTGTTTGGGAAAACGGCCTTGGGGGTTTCGCATAGACTGGCTTGTAATTACAGCTGGCTTCTCTAGCATACATACACTTGACTTTCTTGTATATCATGGAGGATAGAGTGTCCGTGGAGGTACAAAAGAAGACTTGTGGACTTACATAATTACATTTTATTACCGGCATTAGATGTAAATGCGAGATTTCCATGAAAATGACAAAACTGCTTAGTTGTGTTGCTTTGGGTTATCTCGGCCGTCTGAAGATCTCCGCCGAGATCCTTCTCCCCTTGGTAGGGCCACACCGCGTGATGTGCTCTTCAACTCATACCATCTGCAGAAACCGAATGCAGGTAAAACGTATTCCTCGCGCCGTCAGGCTGAAAAGTCGTTATCCTCCCTTTGTCGCCATCATAGGTTCTACGCACATGCGAACAGGTCATTCGGCCAGGTGAGACAGCAGAAGGCTGGTCTATCTCGTCTGCCGTCTAACAGACGGATGAGACGAAGGCAATACGGGCCCGTGGACGCTGGGCGGCTAACGTTCAGGCCAGACTAAGATGCCGCCGGATCagtacgccgccgccgccgtactGGCCGGTTTGGCGAGGATCCATCCATCCGATTCATGCGAATGTCGCCAGTCCTATCTTTTTTTGTGCCTGTTTTGGCCGAGAGCTTGGGCTGCGGCTCGGGCCCAGCCGCTTGTACGATCAGTACTCTCGATCTTGGTGGTGGGCATTGGCGAAGTGACTGTTTTCCCTTGCAACGAACGCCTTTTGATTTATACTATGAAGCGAAAGCATTTGAAGTGAGCCATGACTCGGAAGGGGTTGAGGATAACCTTTATAGTTTCCGCAGCGGGCAAACTAGTTGAGGGTTTGAGTCGCTCTTGGGCATTCCGAGTGCTCCCATGTACAAGTACCCGCTGCAATCATCAGTGTCGAAACGAACCTTGCCACACCTTTTCATATCGATGCCGTAATGCCACCCTGGCATCTCGCGAGCTCGATTTCCATCAAGCCAACCTATATAAGTTCAGACGAAGCATCAACCGATCTCGACCACCAAGCGATACCGAGCTTGCGAGCAAGACTTTCTTGATACAATCGGGCGTTTCAACAagcggggagggggcttAAAAGTAAATACAC includes these proteins:
- a CDS encoding Glycosyltransferase family 2, with translation MSRPYTPRGTSPDSGLTPPNNPFGSNPFDTDNETSAAPSLASDSTFTVNAIGHSSPYDSHSADRSAQRLSWTDSSNHRLSRPEIESSPLAREAPVYNEKGPQNSPSDTDIEASHVPPVVSDPEKAKETHTTALPPSSGASFPKRLYNRFHATYCPKEEPPLVLPVCPNDTEKLNYVHTNRILLYIFGVFSFLSLGAGMWLFALSAPAFYWYGVFAGAMCIYLLVSYAVGIIGRDWDYKAHLDLVERFPITEENAPTVDIFLPCCSEPVEILENTYKHIVNIDWPASKLQVHVMDDGASEPVRLLAEKYGFNYSVRDDRPRLRKAGNLRWTFAQTNGDFFAIFDADFCPRPDFLKELMVEHLGDEKTALVQSPQYFRVTDDQTWVEQGAGATQELFYRVVQVNRNRWGASICVGSNALYRRESLVDVGGTAEIGFSEDVHTGFGAVDRGWKVKYIPLCLATGVCPNSPRAFFSQQMRWARGSTTLLTNGHFWVSNLTLMQKICYLSGFMYYMAVSLNIFLAPIAGTLLLAVRPEWFKFWNLAFAIPSILYGVILMRCWAKAKYGFNVQHAMTIMSYAYLTAIKDRLFNIELLWAASGDSKAHKSNKYRNMRLLCIFWNLIVTGAMIGVVTWRLVTGFTWYHPLPLIIINVYNLFINHYFMLCDW